Below is a window of Flavobacterium sp. CFS9 DNA.
GTATGTTTATTTGATGAACCTTCCGCAGAAAAAATTCATTCAATACGAAATGGGTAAAGACGGAAGTTTAAAAGAAAAAGGAGCAATACTTACAGACGGAGTGGTTCCGAATTACTTTCAATCCTTGAATATTGTAGACGATAATACCATGCTGGTTCTTGGCGGACTGGATATCAATAATGGTACTGTGGGCTGGGCCAGAATCAAACTAAGCGACTTCACGATCGAAGCAAAAGGAACATTGGCTGTACCTTATGATGCAGCTAAAAAAGGAGTTCAGTTTTCTGTGGGAAGAGCATTTGTAGACAACGGTAAGCTTATTTTGGGAGGTTATTTTTACGATAACGAATCAAAATCGTATACAGTTGATGGCGTAAGAGCTTTGGTTTACGATTATCCTGCAATGAATAACTTAAAAGTAATCAAAAGTACTGCAACTGAAGGTGGAGTGGGTTATGACTACTTAAATTCATTAGACAAAGACGAAGAAGGAAACCATTACTTCGTAGCGAGTGCCGGTAAATTCTGGACTGGAGTAGGTGGAAAATCAGGAGTGGTACGTATTAAAAAAGGCGCAGCAGATTTTGATAAAGATTATTTTATTGATGTAACCACACCATTAGGAAAACAAGCCTGTTTGATGGGAATAAATTATGTGGGTAACGGAATTGCAATTGGTACCGTTCAATACGAAGAGTTAATGACTTCCGTAAGAGACCGTTTAAAAAATGTAGGACAGTTGGTTAGAATTGATTTGAAAAACAAAACAGTTTCGTTGATTAATACACCTTTAAGCCCAGTTTCAATGGTACGTTCGCCATTGGTATTTAAAGGGAAATATTATACTGCAATTAGTCCTGTTGATGCTGTAGCTGCAATTTATGAAGTTGATCCTGCTACAGGAGCTTTCAAAAAAGGAACTACTTTAGATGGAGGAGGTTCTGTTACAGTTAATTTAATAGCACCACACCCAACAAAATAAATATAAACTCAGGTTTTGAATTGAGTAAGTATGGCCGGAAGCAATTCCGGCCATTTTTTGTTTTAAAGAAGTTTGAATTGCCCCAGCATTTCAATGACAATGAATTGAAGAAGTAATTTAACCCGTTTGTGTCATTTCGACCGGAGGGAGAAATCACACAAGAAACTCCGCTCCTAGAATCCCAATCTTTGTCAAATTTCGCATGCGATTTACTTCGTCAGTTGTTATCGTTCGAGTCTCTCTCTGGTCGAAATGACAATGCGGTAAGGTGAGTTTGTAAAAAACGTCACATTCAGATAAGACTAATTCGCAAACCATATAAAATCTTAACTTCGCAAGAACAAAAAGACAATCGTGATGAAACATTTATTCAAGGCAGCCGTAAAATGGACTTTTAAACCAAAAGGCGAAGACGCAACAAAAAGATTTTACATCAAAAGCCATCAGATTACCATCGAAGGAAAACCGGTTTTAAATGTTTCGGCAGCGAAAGCTTTTAAAGGAGATCCTGAGTTGTATAATCCTGAAGATTTATTGTTGAGCAGTCTCGTTTCCTGTCACATGATGTCGTATTTGTATGTATGCGCTCAAAACGGAATAGAAGTTCTGGAATACTCAGATGATGCAGAAGCGACACTTGAAGTCTCTCCAGACGGAAGCGGGCGTTTTGTTGCCGTTCATCTCAATCCTAAAGTAAAAATCGCAAACGCCGATCAGATTGAACTGGCTAATGGGCTTCATACTAAAGCCAATCAATTGTGTTTCATTGCCAATTCCTGCAACTTTCCTGTTTCGCATCATGGGAGTTGCGAGGCTTAGAACCTGTATTCCTGTTATTGAACTTGTATGATTTTAAAGCAACAGCAAATAAGCAGAAGTCTCAACTTTATTTTTATATTATTTTCGGGCAACTTTACTAACCGAATTTTTAATTTTGAACAGTTTCATTATTTCATTGGCTTTTTCGATCTGATCAATTCCTTTTAAGGATTGTGCATAGCGGTAATAATGCATAGCCTCTGGATCAGCAGTCATTTCAATAAGCTGGCCGTAATATTTAGCAGCCGTAACCAGATCACCTTCAAAATAAGCTTTGTCAGCAACTTTTGCGAGCATTTCTGGTGTTTTGTAGCCCTTGTCGATTACTTTTTTGTAGGTAGTTACAACATCTACGTTGATGTATTTCTGAGGTTCAGTGGGAGCAATTACCGTGACTTTAACAGGGTTAATGACATCGGAAACCGTTTTAGAAACAGTTTTAGGCTGTAAGCTCTCTTCAGCTATTTTTACTTTTGCTTTTCCATAAATGGGAGTTACTGTTCGGGTGTTGTTCGGACCCAGATTGTAGGTATCGATCATACTTATTTTTGGAACTTCGTATTGGGTAATTCTTTTTCCAAAAGCCATATGAACGGTTTCTTCAACATAATAACCCACAATAACAAGTCCGTCTTTAGGGGTGCCGTCCAATAGTAAAGTTGCGTTTTCGATTGCTGTTGGAGTGGGAGCTGAATGCTGACCAAAAGCATTAAACGAAAAAATAGGCACCATAGCGAGTAGAAGTGTTGCATACGTTTTCATGATGTTTAAATTAGTTTGTTGAAAATATCAAAACTTTACTTAAAGGTACTTATAGTTCTTAGGTATATCTTATTTAATCTACCAACGACCTTTTAAAAACGTTAAAACGCTCTTTTGGGCTGCTTAATCCTTCTAAATATTCCTGATTTTAAGGCTGGCTTTTTCGATTTCCTGATCGGTAAAAGGATCTAAGGCTTTTGCCAGCATTTTACTGGTTTTGATACAGCTGATCATTTTGGTTCGCAGATCGAGATCGTCTCCAATTTCGGTTTTAAGAATCTCTTCGAAAATCTCGGTTAAATAAGCGGGCTGGTCTCTAAATTCTCCTTCCATCCAGAGTGTCGATAAAAACTGGGCTACAGCAGTTATTACGGTATTTTGATCTTTAGGGCTTTGATTTTCTTTTGTCATGGCGTTAAGTTTATGATTAATAATTATACGAAAAAACGTACTTTTGTTTGATAGGCGCAATTAAAGAATAGATTGTACTGTACCGAATCATTTTTAGCGGTATTACACGGCACTAAATCTGTTTTTTACGATGCGTGTTATCATACTTAATTATTATCTTTGAATTATGAGCACATTAACGAAACCAAATCATATAGGGCGAAAAATTAGCCGTATTCGTGAACTTAGAGACATGAAGCAGGAAGCATTGGCGCAAGCGTTAGGAACAAACCAACAAGCTATCTCTGCTATGGAAAACAGTGAGACTATTGACGAAGAAAAACTTGTAGAAGTTGCAAAAGCACTTGGTGTAACGGCAGAAGCTATTAAAAATTTCTCTGAAGAAAATATGATTAATTATTTCAACACCTTTAATGATACTGATTTTAGCAATAGCCAAGGAGCTTTCAGTCAAAATCATCAATGCTCATTCAACCCCCTCGATAAAGTAGTAGAACTTTACGAACGTTTGGTTCAGGCAGAGAAAGAGAAAGTAGAATATTTAGAAAAATTATTGAAAGGGAAGTAATTCTTTTTTAAACTTATCATTTATATAAAAGAGAGGTCTCGTTTGAGATCTCTTTTTTTGTTTTAGCTTGTCTGTTTACCTTTTAAAGTTTTTGAAACAAAATTGAAACTAAAAATATTTTGTTACGCTTTTTGAAACAAAATTGAAATTTTTTAAAAAATGTTACAGCTTTTGTAACAAATTGGAATAAAATAAAAATTTGTTACAGCTTCCTTGCGTAAACCTTTGGGCACTTTGCGGTTAAAATAGCACACGGATTGTACGGATTCGTTTCACGAAAGCACGGATCAGCGCGGATTTTTTTATTATTGATTACAGAATAATTCTTCTTCCTAAGAAATCCGTTTTTATCAGCGTCTTCGCAAAGCGAACCTGCATAATCCGCGTTCCTTGCGTAAACCTTTGCATTCTTTGCGGTTAAAAAAAAGCGCTACAATTTTCATTGCAGCGTTTCTTTAGTCTTAAAATTCTAAGGTAATTATACCCCTAATTTCTCAGTAAGATCAAAAGGAATTCTCAATCTATGATGAGGGCGGAATTTTTCCTTCTGCAATATATTTTAAACCAGTAATTCCCGGTAAAAACAAATACAAACTTCCATCAGTACGAATGAAACGGGTCAGACCAGGAACTTCGTTATAGGTATCGTTTTTATTGAAAGCAAAAATGGAATCATAAGGATTGGCATCTGAAACCTGCGGACCAAACAGAGGATCAACACCGCTGTAATTTGGAGAATCATCGGGATTTCTGAAACCGCCCATTTCTAACCAGAGCTTCGTAACGAAACGAAATTGAAAATCGAGAACCGCTCCAATAAACAATCCAACGAGTCCTCTTTGTATACCGGCTTTTTCATTAGGATCGTATACGGGACCATAAGGCGAAGCGCGTCTTACAATTCTGTGGGTTTCGGCATTGTTACTGTTTCCGGTTACATTAAAATCATCCCGCGGGTTTGCTCTTCGTATGTGCGCTGCATACGGACACTTTAACCCATCTTCATCACTGCTTTGATCGCCCTGCTGGTTGGGACTTGGTGCTAAATAATTGAAGTTCGTAAAATTGAAATTTTTAGAGCTTGGCTCTCCCAAAGTTTTATCTTCTTTGTCAGGAGAGACCACAAGAGGTGTGCCATCGCGCCAGCGTCCGCACATTTTGGCAGCCATTAATTCGGGTGACGTTTTAGGGTCTGAATGGATGAATTTGTTGAACTTCGCTTCATCCTGATACAATAATCTAAATGCCGCAAAGGAACCGTTTACCAAAAGGGGATGTGCATTATAATCATCGGCATCCGAACTTATTACAAAACGATCCAGAGGAACTTTTGGTCTGTCGTCGATACTGCTTATTCCCATTAATTTTTTTAGTTTGGGTTTGTTCCATATAATATCATCAATACGCGGCTGAGATAAACTGTCCCGATAACCAAAATGTACATAATCTGAATTACCATCAACCGTTATAGGATCTGAATCCTGATAGTATACCGGAATTACAGCTGCTCCCGACGTTGTTTTGGGAATCATTTGCAACAAATCGGCATAATATTTTTCTCTGTTTTCGGGTGTTAAAGTAAAAAGCGTTAACTGAATATGAAGATCGCTACCATCTGGCTCCGGTTTTTGCTTTGGTATCCAGCCTCCGTTTTTCCACCAGTTAGCCGGAGCACTTTCGTCTGTGTCTCCCATTTCGGGTGCGTCAGCAATAGCTCCCTTTTTAAAGGAAGCAAAGACTTCTGCACTTGAATCATCACTTATTTCGTTACAATTGGCTGCTCCTATGAGTTTTTCTAAACCCCAATACGTAAACCCGATATTCAGACAATAATTGGGTTTAATCATATTTTTCCAGGGTTCAGCAGTGGTAATATGCAAACCTTTGGGATTGTTTTGTGAAGCAA
It encodes the following:
- a CDS encoding DUF4374 domain-containing protein → MKSFLKKTTFMVSAVTMFAAVVSSCSSKSDEVEAESAQHFTIASWTQDLQYIASVPSLAEGSLTFKGKGIEANGSRYIWHKQYVYLMNLPQKKFIQYEMGKDGSLKEKGAILTDGVVPNYFQSLNIVDDNTMLVLGGLDINNGTVGWARIKLSDFTIEAKGTLAVPYDAAKKGVQFSVGRAFVDNGKLILGGYFYDNESKSYTVDGVRALVYDYPAMNNLKVIKSTATEGGVGYDYLNSLDKDEEGNHYFVASAGKFWTGVGGKSGVVRIKKGAADFDKDYFIDVTTPLGKQACLMGINYVGNGIAIGTVQYEELMTSVRDRLKNVGQLVRIDLKNKTVSLINTPLSPVSMVRSPLVFKGKYYTAISPVDAVAAIYEVDPATGAFKKGTTLDGGGSVTVNLIAPHPTK
- a CDS encoding OsmC family protein translates to MKHLFKAAVKWTFKPKGEDATKRFYIKSHQITIEGKPVLNVSAAKAFKGDPELYNPEDLLLSSLVSCHMMSYLYVCAQNGIEVLEYSDDAEATLEVSPDGSGRFVAVHLNPKVKIANADQIELANGLHTKANQLCFIANSCNFPVSHHGSCEA
- a CDS encoding helix-turn-helix domain-containing protein codes for the protein MSTLTKPNHIGRKISRIRELRDMKQEALAQALGTNQQAISAMENSETIDEEKLVEVAKALGVTAEAIKNFSEENMINYFNTFNDTDFSNSQGAFSQNHQCSFNPLDKVVELYERLVQAEKEKVEYLEKLLKGK
- a CDS encoding Dyp-type peroxidase; amino-acid sequence: MSNSNQAEMNDVQGLILKGYNFPHIRYIILSIKDVNGAKKLCAGLASQNNPKGLHITTAEPWKNMIKPNYCLNIGFTYWGLEKLIGAANCNEISDDSSAEVFASFKKGAIADAPEMGDTDESAPANWWKNGGWIPKQKPEPDGSDLHIQLTLFTLTPENREKYYADLLQMIPKTTSGAAVIPVYYQDSDPITVDGNSDYVHFGYRDSLSQPRIDDIIWNKPKLKKLMGISSIDDRPKVPLDRFVISSDADDYNAHPLLVNGSFAAFRLLYQDEAKFNKFIHSDPKTSPELMAAKMCGRWRDGTPLVVSPDKEDKTLGEPSSKNFNFTNFNYLAPSPNQQGDQSSDEDGLKCPYAAHIRRANPRDDFNVTGNSNNAETHRIVRRASPYGPVYDPNEKAGIQRGLVGLFIGAVLDFQFRFVTKLWLEMGGFRNPDDSPNYSGVDPLFGPQVSDANPYDSIFAFNKNDTYNEVPGLTRFIRTDGSLYLFLPGITGLKYIAEGKIPPSS